Within Plectropomus leopardus isolate mb chromosome 23, YSFRI_Pleo_2.0, whole genome shotgun sequence, the genomic segment GAACACTAGCACTGAAAACTTTCCTCTGGCAGCAGTGGGATTTGAACCCACGCCCCCGAAGAGACTGGAGCCTTAATCCAGCGCCTTGGACCGCTCGGCCACGCTACCTGTTAAAATgcatatatatgttttttatataacacACTTCCTCCATCACTTTGAGGAAGACAGGTCAGCTTTATTCTACAAGTTCTAGGCTAAACTCTTAACAGTAATATCTATAACACAGAGCTCTTTTATCCATttgttacatatttttcttaataatttaaagGCTTGTTATTTACCACCAACTCCCATTATTAAAGTTCTTGGAAAGCGTATCATTTTGGTGCAAATTACATGTAATGATTTATTTTCGTTTTGTATTGCACAGCACGGGGTCATGATGTACAACTGCCAGATCGACATAAATTCACAAAGCCACTCAGGCTATATAGACCGATTTTCACAAACTGGAATCAGATCAGTACATGCCATGTATTTTCTTCAATTCATTTAGGAAGGCTAAAGGAAAATTATTGTGACTTTGGGGAAtctgcacagacacaaaaatgttgacaaaatgaacacaaaaaaaaacaacaacaacaaaaacacaggttGTAATTAGATTAAGACAGATTTGgcaatgttttgtgtgtatctatttacatttattttcaccttGTTTATGGCAGGGATCAAAGACAGCCAAGTCATTATCAGTCAGGGGAGGGGGACCTTCCTCTTTTGGGGATGGGACTTGCTTCTCTGCCACACAGTCAAACAGTGAATCAAATTCTTCCTGGGACTCTTGTGATTGGTGGTTTTCGTCTGGGTATTGGAAGGGAGACGGAACTAGAGGAGGAAACATGGaccaaaagataaaaacaagattaataattttaacaaatgtaCAGACCAGTGTAAATttctggcagatttttttttacttctgtcaTCCAGTTCTGTATCTCTCAGCTCCTCTTCTGCTTGTTCTTCCCTTGGAGATCCTCCCATCTCGCTGTAAGCCTCAGCCGCCACTTCTGGTTCTCCCACCTCTAAGCCCAAGTTGGTGCCCAGGTCTTGGGGTAAGGTGGGagcctccctcccctcctcctcctctgcggGTTCACAGTCTGAGTCTCTCCGCTTGGGAAGGGGGATGAGAGGGGGTGGCAGGGGcccagcagaggacagaggggtGGCATCCAGAGGCCTTGTGACCTCTCCACCCTGAGAAAAGGGGAGAGGAAAATTTAGCAGACGTAGGAGGGAGGTGTGACAGGAAGGAGAGCGAAAAGACAGAATAGGTAGGACATGTGTAACAGAGAGGAGTGAGGCAAAATGTAACGGTGTCTCATAGCAATATGACTCTTTGTCTGGCATATGTTTTCCTGTGTGCAGATGTGCGTGGCCATTTCAtatctgtgtttgtgagtgtgtgttactCTGAAGAAGTCCTTGAGCTGTGGACTGTTGTAGAGTGCAGGTATGGTGGTAGTAAACAGAAGCATGGTCTCTGCagctttcctcctctcttcaaTCACAGCCTCATCAAACCTTCCTGAAACAGAGACAGgaatcaaaacaatgacaatatGGATGAGGACGcttgaataaaataacaacaagcaACAGAAATAGAAGCCAGACTGGTTGATCTaagatgttgggttttttttgggggggggggcttttagATGCATTTTGAAGATCCTGTGTTGTAAACGGTCAGCctttcatgtctttgtttttattataaagcatGTATAGGTGCTATATGTACTGTTAAGTATCAAAAATGATCCACAAAGATGggcacacagtctgtattcagaaactgtgcctttaaacgAGCTGTTAGGACATCCTGGAGGTTTCCTCACAACTTTCCTGATGTCACAACTATTCTATATAAAGGAAGAAACTGCCGATGTGAAAGACCCAGAGACACTAACCAGTTAAAGAAGCCTGAGTTTTTGTAGGAGACTTAAAGACAAAGGCGTGAAAACCTTCCGTTTCAGACAAAGGATGAAAACTAGTATAGtcaggcagacagtatgagaaaaacaaatgtttttgaatattaaagCATGTGAACATGCTCTGGTAAAAAACCCAAATACAcatatgaacctgaaaattagcataatacAGCCATGTAGATTGCAGTGTTATTAAGCAAATATCTCATCAAATCAGAATTTGTGAGGGTTTAAAACCATTACTCTTTACCAGTGTGGTTTGCCTTTGTGTACTTAAACAGTGCAGCATGGCAACCTGAAATTAGCTATAAATGGTGACTGTCCATTGGTATTTGAAAAGGGGAAGTGTCACAAGAGTCAtgacaaaatgctaaaaaaaaaggtagactGGAAGAAGTGAATTGAAGTCGAAGAAGTGAATGAAAGACTCAACAGACTAATTGCAGGGAAAAGCAACAAACCACAgactaaaaatgtcatatattttTGGATTTGCGACTTATTTTTAACTCAGacctttttatatttgcattttgggataaatacagtttaatctcatccaaaaaaagacagttgaGTTAAATTACCATCTCTGAGAGTGTAGTGTatcatgagttattttttgtgatttatctAGCACCTGCAGCACTACAAGTAACTCAGTAAATTAGTGTTTAAAGCATTTGGTGAATATGCTGGAACTGGCTGTATCTACAGTGTTCTATAATATTTGCCCATTATACCAAAGACTTGTGAGCGGGGAAAAGAAGGAAACTCCTCCTGTCTTCTGAACAGGTTCCTGTGCGTGTAGGCCAGCTCCCCGTGGAGCTTCTTCAGCTCCGAGAACCTCCTCCACACCACCACCTCCTTCACATCTTCTGGATGACGCTTGGacacaaactacaaaacacaaagaagaaacattaacatttaacattaagtGTCAGACAAGCTTTATGGCATTGTTGCACATATTAAAGGACAGAGTGTTGAAATTATGGGTGAGATTATGTTTTTAAGTAGATAAACAGCATTGAGAAGTCAGACTAGTTCATCCATTTTCAACAAGTCATGGGCTTGTTCGATTGTTCTGTGTAAGCAGGTTTGTGTGGTGGCAGCTTGAATCCTTGAAGATAAgatccagtttgtttttgtatgtgtgtgtgtgtgtgtgtgtgtgtgtgtgtgtgtatagaccACGGGGTATTAGTGTGGTCATGGGGGTGCTGGAGCTCATAAACTGGATCACAAGTTCGCTTTGCTTCACTTGACTGTGCACCACTGCCTCAAATAAAGGGCCCGTTGTGtatttatctgtctatctgAGGTAGCTGCAGAGCCTTTGTTTCTTATGACTAACACTGATGTGACCCCAGTGTGTTATAAACGAATAAAATAACAGTTAAGTGCTTCACACAATGATACAGCGCACCAAACAATGTTACGTACTTAAGAGAAACCAAACATGACAGCACACATTAATTAAACTGTCTTAACATGTCATTTAGCAACATTAACAGTTTCTGTTGCTGATATTGTAGCTAAAGAGAGATAAAGCGTGTAAACCAACCCTTGCTGTCACTTTGTACTCGGTGTACCCCTTCTCGTGTGTGCGTGGGTCGCTAACGTTGAAAAAACGGTAGAATTCATCTTTGGGTTTTCGTGACATGTCCGTTAtcggtaacaaaaaaaaaaaacacaacgtGTTTCAGCGACACAAAACAAAGCTGTCAAAGCTGTAGTAGCTCTGTTGTGATTCTACTGTCCCTCCTCTGCGCGCACTTCCTGGTTGGTGACGTATGCAAAAGCGTGATTACGTAGTGTAGATGCCATATGATCCATTTTCTCCAaactttctgtctttattcGTGATCACATTCTTATTACTAGCAGAAGTAaactatttgtatatttttttatatatttttcttctgttgtctAATGTCGCAATAATATATAggaacaatatttttatattattttaatgagcTTACTTGTAATAGGCCATTGGAATACAACAGGGGGCGCTAAAGGCTCATATAAATAACAAGATGAAGTCTACCAGAggaaaaggtttgtttttttttacagtaaataaaaatactgtttcatattttagagaggttttttttttttttttttaaattacgaCACATTTCTGATAAAAACCAATGTAAATGTGCATTCATattgtcagtgtgtctgtgtcaaagatgctaaaataagaaaagcacATGAAGGTTTGGGCTTGGACCCTGTTTGAGACAATACAACAAAGAGAGCAACAACAGACATTACTTTAATGCTGCGGAAGTTCCAGCTGTGCATTCATAGTGAACAATTCTCTCCACTTCTTTCCCAGCTCTTATCTATACTACCATGTGACTATTTTGAGATCAGAGGACCTTGCACTAGTCATCATGCTTTATCCATTTTACATTCTCGCAGATTcataaagatattaaaaagaTCTTTTCAGAACATCCTCATATCTGGGTTTTATATCATACAGTCAAAACCTTCTCAAGGCTGTGAGCAGCCTGAGTGTGGGCTTATACCTGACACGCTGTAGCTCAAAGGTCGCTGGTGCTGCTTTCTTTTCTGGTAATTACCTGTTAAATTGAAGGGAAAATGTATAGCAAACACAAATGAGGTCAATGTTTAATTTGAGATAACCTTTTCAACTGGTTTGGCTTTAAAAACTGACAAGCTCACTGACAGATTGATGTCAAATCTGTTGTCTGTTACGttctggcttcatttttaatgcGTTTTTATCAGTGGtggaagtacatttactcaagaagTGTACTTTAGTACAATATTGAGGTACTTGTTCTTTATTaagcatttccatttttagctacttttttacttttactccgcTTAaaattcagaggaaaatattgtgcCTGTCacttcacatttatttaataattttggttCATTTGACAGATTCATATTATGTCACTGTTTAATGTTCTTGAACACAAATGGCACTTTTTGTAATTGTTAATAATGTGCCTGTTCACATCCTCATGGTTTTTGTtggatgttttatgttttatataaatcTGAAGTTTACACCATCAGTGGGTTGACAGTTGCATTTCATAATTCCAGCTGTATTTCGGAGAGAAACTGGGATCTTTAATTTCAATATTGGTAACTATAACTTAAGAACTTAAGAATGTTATTAAGTAATCCATATAAGTATTAAGTTTTTACACTTTCCTCATTGTAAGTGCATATTGAATTCAATGTATTAACAAAGCCTAGTTTTTACACCGTTATTCTGTATTCTTAAATGCACAAAGAGGTATAAATGACTTCATGTGCTAATATTAATGATAGAGTGTGTTAACCTATACCTGAACTCAgatatttattttccaaaaacagcgcAGTCTGCGCAAAATAGCAGAGGATGGTTTCGATCCATCGACCTCTGGGTTATGGGCCCAGCACGCTTCCGCTGCGCCACTCTGCTTTAACAgacactgtattaaaaaaacgGATTTTTGAACTATGAATTCATATCATGGCTGTTTTCATTTATAGCCGTTTCACTGAAAAGTTTGCTCTTACGTAACGTACAGACATTGTTTCCGGCTGGAAAAGAGAGAGTATGGGCCTGTGAAGAGGTGACAGGCTCAGAGACTTAAAGGAGACAGCAAGAGGACAGTACAACAAATTTGCTGAAAGAGTCGAGCGGTCAGGTGTTGTGGCGAAGACTGTTCCCCCGTTAATGTGTGTCCGCCTGTCTAAAACAACCATatcccttttttatgttttgatacTTGTAGCGCATATCACTTTAAGGTTTTATGAGGAACCTAAgtgtattttagtgtgttttaacACTCTGCCTCTCCTAAGCATGTGGGCCACtaccctttttattttattttattttattttattataaagttttATTCTTCACATATTTCTGAAGTATGTCTGTTGTGTGCTGCTGTGATGGGCTAATTAGTGTCTGCCCTATCCATATTAGCTCTCCATTCATGCCAGTAAAGAGTAAGAGAGAGGCTTTCCACATTGAACAGTCTCCCCTTTGTCTGCAAGAGAAAAGTAGGCCACACATTGGAACACAGAAAGAACAGGAGAGAATATAttacagacagaaatacagacagagaaggagagattAGGGGTAGAAAAGTTAAGACAAATGTgcatggtgtttgtgtgtgttatagcCAGTctttaaatgcacacacacaatcatatcAGAACACAAAGCCATAACATTTCACACCATGACAAAGTCCATGTGAAACACCTAATATAATTGAATGCGTGCGTTGCATAAACGTATGTGTTTCCTCACAACTTTCTCTGTAAATGATTCTCTAAATATCAGTGCAACAAGGTGATCGATGGATTCCTCGTGAACTGTAAGGACAGCACATTGCAGTGAGCCTGAGACAATGAGATGAAAGCACAAGACCTCAGCAGCCAAACTGGTCTAAACTGGTCCAGATCTGCTAggctgtgctttttttttctctctctcaagcTCACGCTGTCTTGCAAAATAAACTCTCTCAGAGGGATCAGACAAGGATTTATAGAGAggcccagtgtgtgtgtttgtgtgtgtttgtgtgtgtccttccAGTCCGGCAGACTAGAGATTTGTTACCAGAACAATACAGGAACCTTCAGGCATCACTAAAAGTTAAACTTGTTGTTAAGGCAGCCCAGTCGCCAAGAGAAAATGTTGCCTTTGTAAATTTTTGCAAACCATCAACATCTTACATTTGCTACCAGCTATCAATCTATAGATCTCCCTGCAGTATTTGATGTCTTGTCTAAAACTATGTGTTAAGCCACTTTGCATTCTGTagaataataactttaaatatatatgctTTTAGAATCTGACCAAATTGAAGTAACAAAATCAGCTTTGAATTCCACCTTCCTCTTGTTCAGTATGCTTGTGTATGACCATATGATATTTGCTGTTAAAACAACTTGTCTGACATCTGCAATAAGCTGTTACGCGTCTATTAAACTGTGGATCCTGAACCAGCACACTGTAATGTACAGTAATCTGCTTGTTTCCCCTCTTGCCTACAAAACTATGCATCAACTTTgacctcctttcctctctctctctctctctctctttctctcttttctttctgtgtgtgctctTGCTGATGGATTTAGTGAAACTGTCCCCTCCTCTACTGCCAGATGCACAAAGCATGATGGCTTTACAATAACAAGTGCAAGAGTGAATTATTTCATTAGTGTCCTTCATGATGTAACCTCCCCTGGTGGCTGGCACTGTCGCcaatttgtaaaatgtgaattaatgtGCTTTCATGTAAAGTTCCAAATGCTGCTTggattttgatgtgtttttctgtttgttctggttgttaaccctttaaaacctggatggacatcagttttcttgcacaGTGGTCAGAAGcctttgcaagtatttaaacctttgaaatgggatttctttcaaatacatggggaaaaaaacgcAATTAGCAATGTGGTATGAattgtcctgcaaattgcaaaaaattaaaaaaataaaaatttagcTGAAATTTTTCTGAAATGACTAGGCaagaatataaaagaaaaatatatttatagttttcatagtttttttgttgctaatttttagtttatcccttgtcaagttgctcattgccatctttacatgtttttttcaaaaacaacatgtgGGAAAAGACTTGTGTTGTCTTGTTATAGCTCAGTGTTGTATTTCCTTTAATACCCACCGTCATGTTTGTTCCAATTTTTGTTCCAAATTTTGCTACACCTCCAActcataaacatgtttacacatcctcctcccctcctctctccctaaTGTCTGCCCTTTCTCCCCTCTcctgactcctcctcctctcctttccacaCCTCCTTACTCGTATTACCTGATCCAACCATCTGTTGCTTCCCCTGTGCTTGTTTTTCACAAATCTCCTACAGTATGAACGTTTCTCCAAATATTGTTCCCCTAATTGCCTCTCATCTAAAAAAGAATAGATGATGCATGATGAAGAGTGTCCATTtactattttaaattatgacGTGTCCACCATGCCTCTGGGATCAACAGTACAGTATTTATGTCAGCCAGCAGTCAACAACTCAGTTACAGCTCTTCTCTGCCAAACACACGCGTGTTCAGGCCGAGCTAAAAACAGATGGTGTATGTTTGAGCTGCAATACATTAGGACATATAGCTTCTGCACACGTGCTGTGGACACATGTAGTTCTTAGCAGTATCAATAAAACAGTGGTTACGTTAAGTTTCCTAGGTTTCCAGTTTCACATTATGTAAGAACACCCAGTCATATCATGTTGATACAATTCCTTGGCACAATAATTTAGGTTCCGTGTTAGGGTTATGTGGGGTTATAATGACACACatccacaaataaacacacagcagcccATAACCCCCCACTGAATAAGATTTTATTCAGGACCCAAATATAGAAAGACCTGCATTTACAAAGATGTTATTGTGAATGTGTTTATATTGAACTGAAATAAACAGGCAGGAAGGCAGAGTAAATTGACCTACATTTTCTCAGTAGcataatttctgtttaaaataGTAATAACGTAGAATATCCTTTGATTTGCAGGAGGAACTATCTGCAGGGACACAGGACAAATTTGGgaacaaattatataaaataacattacatgGGGTGttattagcttaagaaaaaTGCTCTGaataagggaaaaaaggaatgaaaatgcagttttgtgtggattttgatttatattttttgtcataaaagaCAAATTCATATGAAAACCTTCAGGGCAATACTGAACAGAATCATGCAGCTgcacaaaacaagcacacacaagcaAAGATATAGTTAAATCAGATTAAAGTGGTGCAGTGTGTTCCTGAAGTTACCTGGTTACCAGTGAGAGCGTCATAGTGGGGGGACAGTGGGACTAATTAGGTAGGACCACAATGGAAAAGAAGCCCTCGTGAAGCCTTGAATTAAATGTTTGActtattttgcagttttcataTCTAAAGAATTTGTGCCATAACTGAATTATGGTGCAAAGTAGTTCACCCTCGGACTAGGAAAATGCTTTCCAACTGATGGGTTACGGTCCAAATGTgagtccattctgaatggactgcaagtgatTACTAAACatgtcaagtttttaaaaaaactcatcttattttgaagcacagtcaatttcttttatttaaaagcgACGTCACtatttattcttgcaatatggtTTATTCTCTTGCGTTCaaagccaacatgttgtttatatttttttaaataaaactgagtaTATGGTAATTTATCTTGTGTGTGGACCTTGGCTTTGTAAATGAGAGAGATATGGATCAAGACAGAAAGGGCGGGAGGCCCACCGAGACTGCTTACGCATATGGAACAAACtttggtgctacgcccctgcTGTCACCTAAAGATGTTTACCTACCACAATCTAAAATTTGCAAATCAAAAACGTCACCCTCTCAACATTTACAATAGATAGGACTCACAGGGATGTGAGTattacacacaataaaaacaaggcTTATGCGCTTTCTCATTGCGTTTGATTGACCCTCAGATTGCAAACTGCTCCTTTACTGagataaacaacaacaagaatGTCTATATTCTCCTACTCTTACAACCAATATCAGCTGCAGTACATACTGTAACCTGTATAAATATGGCCTGTCACAGCCCACAGTACTTTATGTACATGACATAGAGATTTTGTAAATGCTTTTCCTAGAAGTCTGCTATAATATGAAGGTCAACAACAGCTGGGGAAGGCCTCAGAGCACAAGCAGGGACggaaacagagacaaaactAAATGAGACAGCTGCAATGTCAACaacctgacattttaaaaaagggatcAACAAGCTATTTTTAGAGccatatacaaaaaaaaacatgatatggGTTAATATTTGTTCAAACCTTGAACCAGAGGTCCTGTTTAAAAGAAGTACATTATCATAATGATAATGAAATTGGATCTCTGGTTCAGGAGATAGATCACTGTCTGATTTCAATCTAATCAATTCTTCCTGCAGACTAGTCAATGTATCCAATTTGAGAAATAGATTGGATTAATTCTGGTCAACAAAggatattttgtattattttacagctaatttGGGATCGTTTGTGAAATTATGACATCTTAACGATATATTGCAGTATTGTTTGTTATATCTTGTGGGagaaaattttaaattcaattttttagtAAATTTGAAACATGTCTTTATATTCTATCTATGAAGACAATTATGTAACATGTCTTAAGTCATCTGCTCACTACAGCAGCACCATTACttaactacaaaaagaaaactggaaaCCCATTCAAGTCCAGTTCAGCCAAAAAGGGATTAGTTTACTTGGTTGCATAAGTTAAAGGAGCAGCATGATCATATCAGATTGAACAGATTACTCAGCGAGTGTTTGTCTCATGTTAAGGGAGGACATAAATGGTGCAAATGACGTGTGCATGGCAACACAGAAGGAAGGAGATGGGTGGGAAGTGGGAGCTAAATTAGATTGGAGAACAGAGTGGCAATCACCACCAATCAAAGGATGAAAGGCCTCATCATGAGCCTATATAGCTCGCATTTGATCAGTCAATCAGTTTGTCATCAGCATGTCTTATGTAACTGATTGTATTGTCTTCAAGAAATGTTTGCATAactaaaactgaatttatttattttttattgcctttttttctttgcatgcagtggtaaattttgaaattttgggcGTCTTAGCTACCATAGAATATCTGCTTTCAAACTAGtgtaaaacatcc encodes:
- the snx15 gene encoding sorting nexin-15 — its product is MSRKPKDEFYRFFNVSDPRTHEKGYTEYKVTARFVSKRHPEDVKEVVVWRRFSELKKLHGELAYTHRNLFRRQEEFPSFPRSQVFGRFDEAVIEERRKAAETMLLFTTTIPALYNSPQLKDFFRGGEVTRPLDATPLSSAGPLPPPLIPLPKRRDSDCEPAEEEEGREAPTLPQDLGTNLGLEVGEPEVAAEAYSEMGGSPREEQAEEELRDTELDDRIPSPFQYPDENHQSQESQEEFDSLFDCVAEKQVPSPKEEGPPPLTDNDLAVFDPCHKQEKPNSSSDHSELFSLPPASLDGGDAAYLNQAASELTAAMEREKEGEFSSAIRGYRTAVDILITGVQGDPDPVRKESVMRRTAQYLKHTEMLVDRHSSPTHTHTPTHTHTQEP